One part of the Streptococcus sp. oral taxon 431 genome encodes these proteins:
- a CDS encoding type Z 30S ribosomal protein S14, translated as MAKKSMIAKNKRPAKFSTQAYTRCEKCGRPHSVYRKFKLCRVCFRELAYKGQIPGVTKASW; from the coding sequence ATGGCTAAAAAATCAATGATTGCTAAGAACAAACGTCCAGCGAAGTTCTCTACTCAAGCTTATACTCGTTGTGAAAAATGTGGTCGTCCACATTCAGTTTACCGCAAATTTAAACTTTGCCGTGTTTGCTTCCGTGAATTAGCTTACAAAGGACAAATTCCTGGTGTAACAAAAGCATCTTGGTAA
- the rplE gene encoding 50S ribosomal protein L5 gives MANRLKEKYLNEVVPALTEQFNYSSVMAVPKVDKIVLNMGVGEAVSNAKSLEKAAEELALISGQKPLITKAKKSIAGFRLREGVAIGAKVTLRGERMYEFLDKLVSVSLPRVRDFHGVPTKSFDGRGNYTLGVKEQLIFPEINFDDVDKTRGLDIVIVTTANTDEESRALLTGLGMPFAK, from the coding sequence ATGGCAAATCGTTTAAAAGAAAAATATCTTAATGAAGTAGTTCCTGCTTTGACAGAACAATTCAACTACTCATCAGTGATGGCTGTTCCTAAAGTAGATAAGATCGTTTTGAACATGGGTGTTGGTGAAGCTGTATCAAACGCTAAAAGCCTTGAAAAAGCTGCTGAAGAATTAGCACTTATCTCAGGTCAAAAACCACTTATCACTAAAGCTAAAAAATCAATCGCCGGCTTCCGTCTTCGTGAAGGTGTTGCGATCGGTGCAAAAGTTACCCTTCGTGGGGAACGTATGTACGAATTCTTGGATAAATTGGTTTCAGTTTCACTTCCACGTGTACGTGACTTCCACGGTGTTCCAACAAAATCATTTGACGGACGCGGAAACTACACACTTGGTGTGAAAGAACAATTGATCTTCCCAGAAATCAACTTCGATGACGTTGACAAAACTCGTGGTCTTGACATCGTTATCGTAACAACTGCTAACACTGACGAAGAGTCACGTGCATTGCTTACAGGCCTTGGAATGCCTTTTGCAAAATAA
- the rplX gene encoding 50S ribosomal protein L24, with protein MFVKKGDKVRVIAGKDKGTEAVVLTALPKVNKVIVEGVNIVKKHQRPTNELPQGGIIEKEAAIHVSNVQVLDKNGVAGRVGYKFVDGKKVRYNKKSGEVLD; from the coding sequence ATGTTTGTAAAAAAAGGCGACAAAGTTCGCGTAATCGCTGGTAAAGATAAGGGAACAGAAGCTGTTGTCCTTACTGCCCTTCCAAAAGTAAACAAAGTTATCGTTGAAGGTGTTAACATCGTTAAGAAACACCAACGTCCAACTAACGAACTTCCTCAAGGTGGTATCATCGAGAAGGAAGCAGCTATCCATGTATCAAACGTTCAAGTTTTGGACAAAAACGGTGTAGCTGGTCGCGTTGGCTACAAATTTGTAGACGGTAAAAAAGTTCGCTACAACAAAAAATCAGGCGAAGTGCTTGATTAA
- the rplN gene encoding 50S ribosomal protein L14 codes for MIQTETRLKVADNSGAREILTIKVLGGSKRKFANIGDVIVASVKQATPGGAVKKGDVVKAVIVRTKSGARRADGSYIKFDENAAVIIREDKTPRGTRIFGPVARELREGGFMKIVSLAPEVL; via the coding sequence TGAAAGTCGCAGACAACAGCGGTGCACGCGAAATCTTGACTATCAAAGTTCTTGGTGGTTCTAAACGTAAATTTGCGAACATCGGTGATGTTATTGTGGCATCTGTAAAACAAGCTACTCCTGGTGGTGCGGTTAAAAAAGGTGACGTTGTTAAAGCAGTTATCGTTCGTACTAAATCAGGTGCTCGTCGTGCTGATGGTTCATACATCAAATTTGACGAAAACGCAGCAGTTATCATCCGTGAAGATAAAACTCCTCGCGGAACACGTATCTTTGGCCCAGTTGCACGTGAATTGCGTGAAGGTGGCTTCATGAAGATCGTGTCACTTGCTCCAGAAGTACTTTAA